The Cohnella abietis genome has a segment encoding these proteins:
- a CDS encoding S-layer homology domain-containing protein, with product MLRSSKIILAVLLTISIFIISGASSLSSSVYKDVEGHQAESAIIWATNQKLVKGYKDGSFKPNLEVTEAEFLAMLLRLFPNAITLLNKSTSKPSDNWSDSYYSVAALFNMPVTGLVEPKQRVNAITRGQVAELVTGAFGFHYDTDGSIAFLFDRGLSIGRSGKTIKGYEASKNLTRAEVVVLLKLVSDKSPSPELQVRAKELSSNKSTDKYRDKMSLFYGTNGHLSQGGAYRKTSFATQLSQLQDLGMTVYRNDIWDASTATQLAEMADAFAGSGVQIVPVLTPKPQAYSNEAEAYKKGFDLGQAAARALSGKVGYYQVGNELEVGAIIPRADGVSSKDYDNSKFVKARGSIRGMIAGIKSIDDSAQIISASAGWLHYAFNDMLWNGVQPDGSTGNDVIRWDITSWHWYSDMRDITQACGGSGCYNVLQQLKDRFDKPIWLTEYGVRPNVGNDEQIAEYTTGDKMLAQFVSLASAYHIQSVAQYSLYDDLKYGGDGNYGLLKDDGISQKVSYDAIKRFIKSHPMD from the coding sequence ATGCTCCGCTCAAGTAAAATAATACTCGCTGTTTTATTAACAATCTCAATCTTCATTATTTCGGGAGCTTCGAGCCTGAGTTCGAGTGTCTATAAGGATGTCGAAGGACATCAAGCAGAATCAGCGATTATTTGGGCTACTAATCAAAAGCTAGTTAAAGGCTACAAGGACGGAAGCTTCAAGCCTAACCTCGAAGTAACAGAAGCAGAGTTTCTTGCTATGCTGCTTAGGTTATTTCCTAATGCAATAACTTTATTGAACAAGAGTACCTCTAAGCCTTCGGATAATTGGAGCGATTCGTATTATTCGGTTGCAGCACTATTTAATATGCCTGTAACGGGATTAGTGGAGCCTAAGCAGCGTGTGAATGCGATTACCCGCGGACAAGTCGCAGAGCTCGTTACAGGTGCCTTCGGATTTCATTACGATACCGACGGCTCTATCGCTTTTCTATTCGATAGAGGGCTCTCAATCGGCAGATCGGGCAAAACAATTAAAGGCTACGAGGCTTCCAAAAATTTGACTAGAGCCGAGGTAGTTGTGTTATTAAAGCTTGTATCGGACAAATCACCTTCTCCCGAATTACAGGTAAGAGCCAAAGAGCTAAGCAGCAATAAGTCGACAGACAAGTATAGGGATAAGATGTCACTATTTTATGGAACTAACGGCCATCTTAGCCAAGGGGGAGCCTACCGGAAAACAAGCTTCGCCACTCAATTATCTCAGCTTCAGGACCTAGGCATGACGGTCTACCGCAATGACATATGGGATGCATCAACAGCTACACAGCTTGCTGAAATGGCGGATGCATTCGCTGGCTCGGGTGTACAAATCGTTCCCGTGCTCACACCTAAGCCTCAAGCATATAGCAACGAAGCGGAAGCCTATAAAAAAGGATTCGATCTGGGTCAAGCGGCTGCCAGGGCGTTGTCGGGGAAAGTTGGCTACTATCAGGTCGGCAATGAATTAGAGGTCGGGGCTATCATTCCCAGAGCAGACGGAGTGAGTTCCAAAGACTATGACAACAGTAAATTTGTTAAAGCAAGAGGTTCAATTCGGGGGATGATCGCGGGGATCAAATCGATTGATGATTCCGCCCAAATCATCAGTGCATCTGCTGGTTGGTTGCATTATGCCTTTAATGACATGTTATGGAACGGGGTTCAGCCGGATGGTTCCACAGGGAATGATGTTATTCGGTGGGACATTACGTCATGGCATTGGTATTCGGACATGCGCGATATTACCCAAGCTTGTGGCGGGAGTGGCTGTTATAACGTGCTACAGCAATTAAAGGATCGGTTCGACAAACCGATCTGGCTAACAGAGTATGGTGTTCGGCCTAATGTCGGCAACGATGAGCAGATAGCTGAGTATACTACAGGCGATAAAATGCTGGCGCAGTTCGTATCCTTGGCTAGCGCTTATCATATCCAAAGCGTTGCGCAATATAGTCTTTACGATGATCTAAAGTATGGGGGAGATGGCAATTACGGGCTGCTAAAGGATGACGGGATTTCACAAAAAGTAAGCTACGACGCAATCAAAAGGTTCATTAAATCTCATCCGATGGATTGA
- a CDS encoding glycosyl hydrolase family 28-related protein, with the protein MINRTVVDVTDFGAKSGGTFDCTKAFIAAIAMLKSSGGIQNGKLYVPAGIYKITSQIVIPFMTGFRIQGDSRGGTIIRQFTNNMPIFNFGTSLTHSWKISDITLDYNTPQTSAFTKSAPIYFDLSSGTADGYFNFEIENCTLTNGYYGVLMNPNVQLAVWGATIRKCNIGSMSGGAVKLLPNPAVGQPIIKLEDCYIHCRGMQERAIFIGYSDTVLLDTVEFNEGDFSTLPVIEITTCYNVTLINCRTESFRIETKGGNYFFWSFPNSSAYLIGCTITNTTISGGGDTYLVNAGTNGKLTVQGLITDAQLKAGGTVTAAKADDFLMACNLRAIAPVTRYNQAWSPRLDVDLIQRPKTTDRADVDVTLTASDSLIQRFKKLSTKRTIHLPSVGVYPGLQFTVIKATIAPFPLTVNDPFVSNNDVVLPVGSKASVTYLATSATEWQPISFNTWP; encoded by the coding sequence GTGATCAATAGGACAGTAGTAGATGTAACAGATTTTGGTGCTAAGTCTGGGGGAACGTTTGACTGTACCAAAGCCTTCATTGCTGCCATCGCTATGCTAAAAAGCAGTGGAGGCATCCAGAATGGGAAGCTGTACGTTCCTGCAGGGATATATAAAATAACGAGTCAAATTGTTATTCCGTTTATGACAGGCTTTCGTATCCAAGGGGATTCGAGAGGCGGCACGATTATTAGACAGTTCACGAATAATATGCCGATCTTTAATTTTGGAACATCGCTTACTCATTCTTGGAAAATCTCTGACATTACTTTAGATTACAACACACCACAAACATCTGCCTTCACTAAGTCAGCCCCGATATATTTCGATCTATCTTCTGGTACAGCAGATGGGTACTTTAACTTTGAAATCGAGAACTGTACGCTAACTAACGGCTACTATGGAGTGTTGATGAATCCGAATGTTCAATTGGCTGTTTGGGGTGCAACTATTCGCAAATGTAACATCGGCTCGATGTCTGGAGGAGCTGTGAAGCTTCTGCCTAATCCGGCTGTCGGGCAACCGATTATTAAGCTGGAGGATTGCTATATTCACTGTCGCGGGATGCAGGAGCGGGCTATTTTTATCGGATATAGTGATACGGTATTGCTCGATACAGTCGAGTTTAATGAAGGGGATTTCAGCACGCTTCCAGTCATTGAAATTACAACTTGTTATAATGTTACCCTTATTAATTGTAGAACCGAGAGCTTCAGAATTGAAACCAAAGGAGGAAATTACTTCTTTTGGAGCTTTCCTAACTCCTCTGCCTATCTTATCGGCTGTACGATTACGAATACCACCATTAGCGGAGGTGGGGACACTTATCTTGTAAATGCAGGTACGAATGGGAAACTAACGGTACAAGGTCTTATTACTGATGCTCAACTGAAAGCTGGAGGAACTGTAACGGCTGCCAAAGCTGACGATTTTCTTATGGCGTGCAATCTTAGAGCTATCGCTCCCGTTACTAGGTACAATCAAGCGTGGAGTCCTCGTCTTGATGTTGATCTCATACAACGCCCGAAAACAACGGATCGGGCCGATGTGGATGTAACCTTAACAGCATCGGATTCCCTCATTCAACGCTTTAAGAAGCTATCGACCAAACGCACGATTCACTTGCCTAGCGTCGGCGTATATCCAGGCCTGCAATTTACAGTAATCAAAGCGACAATAGCTCCATTCCCTTTAACTGTAAATGATCCGTTTGTAAGCAACAATGACGTAGTGCTTCCGGTGGGAAGCAAAGCATCCGTCACCTATCTGGCAACAAGTGCAACGGAGTGGCAACCCATCTCTTTTAATACTTGGCCGTAA
- the murJ gene encoding murein biosynthesis integral membrane protein MurJ, with amino-acid sequence MNSKLIFSGAFILLVGNLLSSVLGLTREIMSAAYYGANMHMDSYLFANTVPSILLSFIDGILMAGFIPLYIRKRVNYSPDEASLMLSNMVNWLILSVVAVTAFCYLFSDTLSAFFSVNEVAHQQIKHLLWILLPGVLFFSVSYVQTAVLNSMNHFKTPAFLTVMNNAIIIIFMVVFHKVLGIDSMAWGFVIGTVLQVVVQWPVMRKLGVKYRLHLTWKDDDLKKLLKMSLPIISLVVITQCVMFATRYFSAYLDAGSASSLNYASRFIMLPVTLFGTALVSASYPSAIQMLAEHKMKDFNAIVINCIKSLSLILAPVMLICILFSHNIIRILLERGAFDDKATDMTATAFMILSAGIVIIPMRDLFNKIFFGKENMTIPILTSSLYLVVFIAACLVLVPSIRFMGIATASTLASLSSFLFLIYHYRRLDVDNKLDVSLLYFVKILFASAVGASTGYSIYRACANYFEISSLDFILVPLSIGLSVIVYLGLIKLFKIKEIDIVYEKIFAKFKLRKDRGAVVSKS; translated from the coding sequence ATGAATTCAAAGCTAATCTTTTCAGGTGCTTTTATTTTGTTAGTTGGTAATTTATTGAGTAGTGTCCTCGGCTTGACTAGGGAAATTATGTCCGCGGCTTATTACGGTGCTAATATGCATATGGATTCTTACTTGTTCGCCAATACGGTTCCTTCGATATTACTTTCCTTTATTGATGGTATTCTAATGGCTGGTTTTATTCCTCTGTATATTAGAAAAAGAGTGAATTATAGTCCAGATGAAGCTTCTCTTATGCTCAGCAATATGGTCAATTGGCTTATTCTTTCCGTCGTAGCGGTGACCGCTTTCTGTTACTTGTTCAGCGATACATTGTCTGCCTTCTTCTCCGTAAACGAAGTAGCACACCAGCAAATTAAACATCTGCTATGGATATTGCTGCCGGGCGTTCTCTTCTTTAGTGTCTCCTACGTTCAGACAGCTGTTCTTAATAGTATGAACCATTTTAAGACTCCAGCCTTTCTGACTGTTATGAACAATGCGATTATTATTATTTTTATGGTTGTTTTTCATAAGGTGCTAGGCATTGATTCCATGGCTTGGGGATTTGTGATTGGAACCGTGCTTCAAGTGGTCGTTCAATGGCCCGTCATGCGCAAGCTAGGCGTAAAGTATAGACTTCATTTGACCTGGAAGGACGACGATTTGAAGAAGCTACTTAAGATGTCATTGCCCATTATAAGCTTGGTCGTTATTACTCAGTGCGTCATGTTCGCCACTCGTTATTTTTCCGCATATCTCGATGCAGGAAGTGCCTCATCATTGAACTATGCCAGCCGATTCATCATGCTACCCGTTACTTTGTTCGGAACAGCATTGGTGAGTGCAAGCTATCCTTCGGCTATTCAGATGCTAGCGGAGCATAAAATGAAGGATTTCAATGCTATCGTCATCAACTGTATTAAAAGTCTTTCGCTGATTCTGGCCCCAGTTATGCTTATATGCATTCTGTTCTCTCACAATATTATCCGGATTTTGCTAGAGAGAGGGGCTTTTGATGACAAGGCAACGGATATGACTGCAACGGCATTCATGATTCTGTCCGCTGGAATTGTGATCATCCCGATGAGGGATCTATTCAATAAGATTTTCTTCGGGAAGGAAAACATGACCATTCCAATCCTCACGTCCTCCCTGTACTTGGTAGTTTTCATTGCAGCATGTCTGGTATTGGTTCCCAGTATCCGTTTCATGGGCATTGCTACTGCTAGCACACTGGCTTCGCTTTCTTCGTTCTTATTCCTTATTTACCATTATAGAAGGCTAGATGTGGATAATAAGCTTGACGTTTCCTTGCTGTATTTTGTTAAAATCCTTTTCGCATCGGCTGTTGGTGCGAGTACGGGCTACTCTATATACCGTGCTTGTGCGAATTATTTTGAGATAAGCTCTCTCGATTTTATTCTAGTACCCTTGTCGATCGGGCTTAGCGTAATTGTATATCTCGGTCTGATCAAGTTGTTCAAGATTAAAGAGATTGATATCGTGTATGAGAAAATTTTTGCGAAATTCAAGCTTCGGAAAGACAGAGGCGCTGTTGTTAGCAAAAGCTAA
- a CDS encoding glycosyltransferase family 2 protein has protein sequence MSHTFGVVVNYFSKPNHPISVKYSVQFALSLLKNCPEVTEIVLSDGSENPDDQLRNFCDSLNMRYLHSGKILSFPEGYNAGVQQLTTEWIVTMASDVYVTPTTFTAIDQFISQHKNPKQIGCLIPYLSKSDLPTQQYTNTMLSRNCQSPGMTFNLNVFRREVYDLVGGMTQDYTGNFNDFEMCLKLRENNLKVYLVGDSYAVHYGQLTLKFGSNTSVDQDKNKFYSNHPHLFERNGLWDMRFNHFFESKSMRSLYTLRNLLPRQLKQKYTVLLLKLAPLLQRS, from the coding sequence ATGTCACACACATTTGGTGTCGTCGTTAATTACTTTAGTAAACCGAATCACCCGATTTCTGTAAAATATTCAGTTCAGTTCGCTCTATCACTACTTAAAAATTGTCCAGAGGTCACTGAAATCGTATTGTCTGATGGATCTGAGAATCCGGATGATCAATTACGCAATTTTTGTGATTCTTTAAATATGCGCTATTTACATTCCGGTAAAATTCTTTCGTTTCCCGAAGGCTATAATGCCGGTGTACAGCAGCTAACTACGGAGTGGATCGTTACAATGGCCTCTGATGTCTACGTCACGCCTACTACTTTTACCGCGATAGACCAGTTCATTAGTCAGCACAAAAACCCAAAACAGATCGGCTGTCTGATCCCTTACCTGTCCAAATCCGATCTTCCTACGCAGCAATACACGAATACGATGCTGTCACGCAACTGCCAGTCTCCTGGGATGACATTTAACCTGAATGTGTTTAGAAGAGAGGTTTATGATTTAGTAGGGGGAATGACGCAGGATTATACGGGGAACTTTAATGATTTCGAAATGTGCTTAAAGCTGCGGGAGAACAACCTCAAGGTATATTTAGTCGGGGATTCCTACGCCGTCCACTATGGGCAGCTCACGCTCAAATTCGGCAGCAACACGAGTGTCGACCAAGATAAAAATAAGTTTTACAGCAATCATCCTCACCTGTTCGAGCGCAACGGCCTCTGGGATATGAGATTCAACCATTTCTTCGAAAGTAAATCTATGAGAAGCTTATACACCTTAAGAAACTTACTACCACGTCAGCTCAAACAAAAATACACCGTCCTATTGCTAAAGCTCGCTCCTCTGCTGCAGCGGAGTTAG
- a CDS encoding YveK family protein: MELKQYWAIVWRRKWIVLLLVLIGVALTSVYSMYFVDKQFLASTKIIVNQKEYPTAINQDPRSIDYNINLIKTYKEIIKTPRIMSAVVKQYPDLKISVSDLIDKVSVSTVNGTQVMSVVAMDTSYKRAAQVANAVSQVFQQEIPLLMNVDNVNILNEADVNALSKPHSPNTELNIVLSTVLFLVLGLGLAFLLEYLDDTVRTELDLKVLLELPTFAHIPRVKANRTSRHKKLDTDTSVRRGKGATFSV; encoded by the coding sequence TTGGAGCTTAAGCAGTATTGGGCTATTGTTTGGCGCAGAAAGTGGATAGTTCTTCTGCTAGTCCTAATAGGTGTTGCTTTGACTAGCGTTTATTCCATGTATTTTGTAGACAAGCAGTTCTTGGCATCAACTAAGATTATTGTTAATCAAAAGGAGTATCCCACAGCTATAAATCAGGATCCGAGATCAATAGATTACAATATCAACTTAATTAAAACCTACAAGGAAATTATTAAGACTCCTCGAATTATGAGCGCTGTTGTCAAACAGTATCCAGACTTGAAAATATCGGTATCGGATTTGATCGACAAAGTCAGTGTTTCTACCGTCAATGGCACTCAGGTTATGTCCGTAGTTGCCATGGACACCTCTTACAAGCGGGCAGCACAGGTTGCCAATGCAGTATCCCAAGTGTTTCAACAAGAAATTCCACTGCTTATGAATGTAGATAACGTCAATATTCTAAACGAAGCTGATGTGAATGCGCTGTCTAAGCCTCACTCGCCGAACACGGAGCTCAATATCGTCTTAAGCACTGTTTTATTTTTAGTATTAGGGCTGGGGCTGGCATTTCTGTTGGAATACTTGGATGATACCGTTCGAACAGAGCTGGATCTTAAGGTGCTCCTTGAATTGCCTACATTTGCTCATATCCCGAGGGTTAAAGCTAACCGTACAAGCCGCCATAAGAAGCTAGATACAGATACTTCTGTAAGGAGGGGTAAGGGTGCTACGTTCAGCGTTTAA
- a CDS encoding glycosyltransferase: protein MKILFLSWAYPKSNTPYLGIWAHQQALALTAKGVDVEVMNTVPYIPHLAGHLSAKIKRYAHIPKQEHYDGIKVYHPKFLRAIPGSILDRLLFQLTGLQSRMVLAAMGKTVDLRQYQLIHAHNLFPDGATAYLLSRKYRIPYVITLHDVDQYNSLADKGMLKELSRKIISHAKKVFVVSNRVKNNIISQLPEQNVQLLYNTFYTEDKQLQGRGRNKKIVAIASLIERKGIHILLQAFHRIASLNKDYELVIIGNGSEMESLIKLTQQLNLQERVTFRGTLRHQEAMEELANASIFCLPSWDEAFGVVYAEAMSYGIPIIGCRGEGIGDLVTHLENGMLVESQNIDELTEALQYLISNVQEAWLIGNRGKESIDNLHPRTFGGKLLEQYEEVLSS, encoded by the coding sequence ATGAAAATATTGTTCTTATCGTGGGCATATCCGAAATCGAATACCCCTTATTTAGGGATATGGGCTCATCAGCAGGCGCTGGCTTTGACAGCAAAGGGCGTGGATGTTGAAGTTATGAATACGGTGCCGTATATACCCCACCTAGCGGGTCATTTGTCAGCGAAAATTAAGAGATATGCCCACATCCCGAAGCAAGAGCATTACGATGGAATTAAGGTATATCACCCCAAATTTCTTAGGGCAATTCCTGGCTCTATACTAGATAGATTACTATTCCAGCTAACGGGTTTACAGTCTAGGATGGTTCTCGCTGCTATGGGAAAAACGGTGGATCTTCGGCAATATCAGCTTATTCATGCGCATAATCTGTTTCCGGATGGTGCAACCGCTTATCTGCTTAGTCGAAAGTACCGGATTCCTTACGTAATTACGCTTCATGACGTGGATCAATATAACAGCCTTGCCGATAAAGGCATGCTAAAGGAATTGTCCAGAAAAATTATTTCCCATGCCAAAAAGGTATTCGTCGTAAGCAACCGAGTTAAAAACAATATCATTAGCCAGCTCCCTGAGCAAAATGTGCAATTGCTATACAATACGTTCTATACAGAGGATAAACAGCTTCAAGGTAGGGGGAGGAACAAGAAAATTGTAGCGATTGCTTCTTTAATAGAACGAAAAGGAATTCATATTTTGCTACAAGCCTTTCACCGAATCGCGAGTTTGAATAAAGATTATGAGCTCGTTATTATCGGTAATGGTTCAGAAATGGAGAGCCTAATTAAGCTAACCCAGCAATTAAACCTTCAAGAGCGAGTTACATTTAGAGGGACATTGCGCCATCAGGAGGCGATGGAGGAGCTGGCGAATGCGTCTATCTTCTGTTTGCCCAGTTGGGATGAGGCATTCGGCGTCGTATATGCAGAAGCCATGTCTTACGGAATTCCCATAATCGGTTGCAGAGGAGAAGGAATTGGGGATCTCGTTACGCACTTGGAAAACGGGATGTTAGTTGAATCGCAAAACATCGATGAGTTGACTGAAGCATTGCAATATTTAATTTCCAATGTGCAAGAGGCATGGTTGATTGGAAATCGGGGGAAAGAGAGCATCGACAATCTTCATCCTCGTACCTTCGGGGGAAAGCTGCTTGAACAATATGAAGAAGTGCTTAGCTCATAA
- a CDS encoding glycosyl hydrolase family 28-related protein, which yields MKQLINVKDSPYKAVGDGKADDTKAIQKAIDAAGLGGNVSIPKGNYRITDTLNIGFYPGLSIDGENWEGTVILMDASNRPIFRFNKQDTHTVTLSNLNLQYKTQQTKDGQPNSSAIEYTNSASNESGMYHHIYRKVRVTYATYGFNINSKDQLPIWGCKWEDIIMSNIGTTCFRIRSGQPVGKPMNMFENIKIFQNAKAVSSYAFDMQSEFLIDALDIEGWKNGILINDSGFNCVIRYVHAEHHVITEDYSSLFILQDGSYDVSAIDVSIKAWTNSQHTLLQGNPNSTLNARNIRVHSEDTLVGGNMSIIGTFRKAVVAGLQKGSDSDRVDSYTGYLNYVWNIYSVDGLPPYIEDGYALPVASNDYRGRMFYKRVSKGSDLLYLCIKDTNNAFTWKDITSSGGGVVSPHASTHISGGTDTIPNAGSGSGLMTSSDKAKLDKIDQNANYYVHPDTHPATIIVEDSKHRFVTDADKVAWNNAASGGGTTVKAEQLATLPAANADSRGRIVLLLGAVNTADATYVCKKLADNTYDWKQID from the coding sequence GTGAAACAGTTGATTAATGTTAAGGATAGTCCCTATAAGGCTGTGGGAGATGGCAAAGCAGATGATACTAAAGCAATTCAGAAAGCGATAGATGCTGCAGGATTAGGGGGAAATGTCAGTATACCGAAAGGGAATTACCGCATTACGGACACGCTGAATATTGGGTTCTATCCAGGCCTTAGTATAGACGGGGAAAATTGGGAAGGCACTGTTATTCTTATGGATGCCAGTAATAGACCTATTTTTCGGTTTAATAAGCAGGATACGCATACGGTAACTTTGTCCAATCTAAATTTGCAGTACAAAACTCAGCAGACTAAAGACGGACAACCAAATAGCAGTGCAATAGAGTATACGAACTCGGCAAGCAATGAAAGTGGAATGTATCATCACATTTACCGCAAGGTAAGAGTTACGTACGCAACTTATGGCTTCAATATTAATTCCAAGGACCAGCTTCCGATTTGGGGATGTAAGTGGGAAGACATTATTATGAGTAACATCGGAACTACCTGCTTCAGAATTCGTTCTGGACAACCCGTAGGTAAACCGATGAATATGTTCGAGAATATTAAAATTTTTCAAAATGCTAAAGCCGTATCGTCCTATGCTTTCGATATGCAAAGTGAGTTTTTAATAGATGCCCTCGATATTGAAGGTTGGAAAAATGGGATTTTAATTAATGACAGTGGGTTTAATTGCGTTATTCGTTACGTACATGCGGAGCATCATGTCATTACAGAGGATTACTCCTCCCTCTTCATTCTTCAGGACGGGAGCTACGACGTTAGCGCAATCGATGTATCGATCAAGGCTTGGACGAATAGCCAGCATACACTTCTTCAAGGAAACCCAAATAGTACGCTTAATGCCAGGAATATAAGGGTTCACTCTGAAGACACCTTGGTCGGAGGAAATATGTCTATCATCGGCACCTTTAGAAAAGCCGTAGTTGCAGGTCTTCAGAAGGGTAGTGACAGTGATCGTGTGGACAGTTACACCGGGTACTTGAACTACGTGTGGAATATTTATTCTGTGGATGGTTTGCCGCCTTATATCGAGGATGGCTATGCACTGCCTGTGGCCAGCAATGATTATCGGGGACGAATGTTCTACAAACGTGTAAGCAAAGGAAGCGACCTATTATATTTGTGCATCAAAGACACGAATAACGCATTTACCTGGAAGGATATAACATCCAGCGGAGGGGGTGTCGTTAGCCCACATGCTTCCACACATATTTCTGGTGGCACCGATACGATTCCGAATGCAGGCTCGGGCTCGGGACTAATGACGTCCTCAGATAAAGCTAAGCTAGATAAGATCGATCAGAATGCCAACTACTATGTCCATCCTGACACTCATCCAGCTACGATCATTGTTGAAGATTCTAAACACCGGTTTGTAACCGATGCAGATAAGGTGGCATGGAATAACGCAGCAAGTGGTGGCGGAACGACTGTGAAGGCTGAACAGCTAGCAACATTGCCAGCCGCGAATGCCGATTCTAGGGGGCGTATTGTACTTCTTCTTGGGGCGGTTAATACAGCCGATGCAACCTACGTCTGCAAGAAGCTGGCCGACAACACTTACGATTGGAAACAAATTGACTAA
- a CDS encoding CpsD/CapB family tyrosine-protein kinase — protein MLRSAFKNHLIREDSLNIPASEAYKVLRTNIEFSNINASIQTIMIASTQKGEGKSVTSANLAATYAKSNKKVLLIDANLRNPLQHQIFNLSNSLGLSTLLSNQSELREITMVTDIKNLSVIPSGPLLANPPEALGSYRMLAFLEEAKQLYDIIIIDTPPILSVADAQIVAAQCDGVLLIVKAGKVSKEALTKAKAVLDLVGVKVMGAVLNNVNAKRAAFYSAY, from the coding sequence GTGCTACGTTCAGCGTTTAAGAATCATCTCATCAGGGAGGATAGCTTAAATATCCCTGCGTCTGAAGCCTATAAGGTACTGAGGACGAATATCGAATTCTCCAACATAAATGCTAGTATCCAGACGATAATGATTGCTTCCACTCAGAAAGGCGAGGGAAAAAGCGTTACTTCTGCTAACCTTGCCGCAACGTATGCTAAATCGAACAAAAAAGTGCTCCTTATTGATGCCAATCTTCGGAATCCTTTGCAGCATCAAATATTTAACCTATCTAATTCGCTTGGTCTTTCCACGCTATTGAGTAACCAATCAGAGCTTAGAGAGATTACGATGGTCACAGACATTAAGAACTTAAGCGTTATTCCAAGCGGTCCCCTATTAGCTAATCCCCCGGAAGCATTAGGCTCTTATCGTATGCTAGCTTTCTTGGAGGAAGCGAAGCAACTTTACGATATCATTATTATCGATACCCCGCCGATCTTGTCGGTCGCTGATGCCCAGATAGTAGCTGCGCAATGTGATGGAGTACTGCTAATCGTCAAAGCCGGTAAAGTGAGTAAAGAAGCTTTAACCAAAGCAAAGGCGGTTCTGGACCTCGTGGGTGTAAAGGTCATGGGAGCAGTACTTAATAATGTGAATGCGAAAAGAGCAGCCTTCTACAGCGCGTACTGA
- a CDS encoding glycosyl hydrolase family 28-related protein, with product MIRLREGRTAIYIRNILAALLLLLIGFCFAYTIFHIRESDNKNEVSNYAGEINVKDYGAKGDNVADDTRAIQAALDALAEEGAAVLYFPPSIYKITSPLIVPFMQGKEIRGATSLQSTVQQHTNNVAVFQFTYPDTHSIYMHDLGISYRNQQKARDGNAYGIGFGSTQGSPNGFYHLMFERLSIAGAAVGIGINQKSGTQTVWNFSLSDTSFASISKHVIYFNPPTPIGMPMHVYNNIRVMNTGNGIAPKGEAFVFTAVEAEIEHLDIEGWHNTIFYGIGGPNYVVRHVHVEHHVFDEGADKDLFYLANGSLTVENLAYQGVSNNTTSVQLFHSDTPEANLYLKQIVVGMSRNKGGAVVIATQQSTAFIQDVRTNIPVTYPLDSYEKHVRGNVIESN from the coding sequence ATGATTCGTTTGAGGGAGGGGAGGACAGCGATCTATATACGAAACATATTAGCTGCATTGCTATTGCTGCTGATCGGTTTTTGTTTCGCTTATACAATCTTCCACATCAGAGAGAGTGACAACAAAAATGAGGTTAGCAACTATGCTGGAGAAATTAATGTTAAGGATTATGGGGCGAAAGGTGACAATGTAGCGGATGATACAAGAGCCATTCAAGCAGCGCTAGATGCACTGGCTGAAGAAGGTGCGGCTGTTTTGTATTTTCCCCCGAGTATCTACAAAATTACCTCTCCACTCATCGTGCCGTTTATGCAGGGAAAAGAGATTCGTGGCGCAACCTCCTTGCAAAGCACTGTTCAGCAGCATACGAATAATGTAGCGGTATTCCAGTTTACATATCCAGACACACACTCGATATATATGCATGATTTAGGCATATCATATAGAAACCAGCAAAAGGCGAGAGATGGGAACGCATACGGAATCGGTTTTGGCTCCACGCAGGGCAGTCCTAATGGGTTTTATCATCTCATGTTTGAGCGGCTTTCGATCGCAGGGGCAGCTGTAGGCATCGGTATTAATCAGAAGTCTGGTACACAGACGGTATGGAATTTCTCACTATCGGATACTTCATTTGCCTCCATAAGCAAACATGTCATCTACTTTAATCCACCGACTCCCATCGGTATGCCCATGCATGTCTACAACAATATTCGTGTAATGAATACAGGTAACGGAATTGCTCCTAAGGGCGAAGCTTTCGTGTTCACTGCCGTAGAGGCTGAGATTGAGCATCTGGATATTGAGGGATGGCATAATACGATATTTTACGGAATCGGTGGACCTAATTACGTTGTGCGGCATGTCCATGTGGAGCATCATGTTTTTGACGAAGGGGCCGATAAAGATCTGTTTTATCTTGCGAATGGGTCTCTAACTGTGGAAAACCTTGCTTATCAAGGAGTATCCAATAACACAACCAGCGTTCAACTCTTCCACTCCGACACACCTGAAGCCAATTTATACTTGAAACAAATTGTAGTAGGAATGAGCAGAAATAAAGGCGGGGCAGTAGTCATTGCAACACAACAATCAACTGCCTTTATTCAAGATGTCAGAACCAATATCCCCGTCACTTATCCTCTCGATAGTTATGAGAAGCATGTTCGAGGTAATGTGATTGAGTCTAATTGA